From the genome of Magnolia sinica isolate HGM2019 chromosome 12, MsV1, whole genome shotgun sequence:
gccctaaattaaaccaactggaaaaacggatggacggcctgcataaaacacttacataagcgtgggcccacagaacaccaacCAGTACCAAGACAGTCCTGCAGGGGTGACTACCGAATGGGATTTCCAGTGGAGGAAGGCCCTTGGCAGAAAgttcctggtggggcccactgtgatgttagtgagaaatccactcctccGTCTATGCATTTCACAATATCAATTTAATGGTAATCTATATCATGCTGACTTGGCACGCAATCTACATCCACTTTATTTTTCGTCACATGTCATaaaattagcttaaaatggatggacggggtggatttctcacaagcatcacggtggacccaccaAGAAACTTCCCGTGAAAGAAATCCTAAGTCGGTGTGGAAGGATACGGGGTATAAATATGTCGTAGAAAAGGAAACTTCTTAGTAAGgttttcttctccttcctttagagtgcttttcttctcctctttccttccttcctttGAGACCTTACCACAAACATGGCATGTGATCACGTCACAAGTTGTAAGATTTCCGGCAAAATAATGAAAAGTGATGAAACTCAAGATCCAATCGCAGCCATCGAAATTCGTCTGAAAAAGAAGCATCAACTGCTAGATTTGTCCGGAGATGATCTCATTTTTACAGTTGCCGCTGAAACGGAGATTCTGACCATAACCAAGTCATTGTCAGTCGAGATCACTAGCTTACTTATTCCGCAGAACTTGCATCTCTTCATTCCGACGATGCTTTCCGACTTAGAAATATGTTCCTGTACACTTGGAAACTTGAAAGAATCCATTGCCGTTTCTCTCCGTTCTATGGTAGAAGTGGTGGTTAGCAAGGGACGTTACTCGCTGCAGGTTGTCTTGGAGATTGAATATCTTACGTCAGATTTATACAATGAAGATGAAGCGGTCCATCAGGCTACTGCAGACTCGATGGACATGGGTGGCAATAGTGGAGGATTCGGGGGGACCCCCGCTTCAAGATCATCGATTGAGGAGGCTTTGAGAACAGAGAAGGTGGGAGAaagagattggatggagaatTGTAGAATTTGtttggatgagtttcgtgatgatATGGAAGTCAAGCGCATGCCGTGCTCTCATGTTTTCCATGGAGCTTGCATTACTCAATGGTTGGAACAGAGTAACATGTGTCCTTTGTGCCGGGTTAGGGTTTAAGAAGGATGATAGACATTgtacatatgataggtgaggcttcGATCTTTTTGTGATGCCCGTGCCCGAAGTGCCTGTACATCCTATTGAATGATAGACATTgttgtttttattttctattttttttttttaattattctttttgttTCTGATGATATATTTTGTATTTGAAACTACAATTGGAATGATGGAATCAGAATTCATTTATTATGTGATGGTTTGTTGAATCTTGAAAGATGCATAGGTTATTGTGACTATAGTTTTATTGATGTGGATCAATAATTTTTGGGGCTATATGCATGTGGGAGCCAATTAGGTGCAGCCcacctggaaaatggatggacaaggtggatatagaatatatgcatcaaggtgggccccacagtaagggttgcattgtcttgggtgaggcagggaatgcacctaatccactccctttgTATTTGCCATGTGCTTCAATTTCTTGATAGATACATCAATTCCATTCTGACATGTTTGTGTTCAATTTTTTTAAACCCATTAACTAATTTATGGAATACAGGTCTCATCTTTTGGAACCCAGTTTAATTTGAGTCAGGTCAGGTTTAAGTCACATGCATCAACTTAGACCCAATTAAAATAAAGTTAGGTCTTGCTTATTCTATCTAAATTTATTAATATATAGCATACTGGCTTAATTTGCACCTTCGTCACTATCTAGGGCTAGATCTAGTAAGGCACCCCCATCACGCCATGGGAAATGGTCTAAGGCATATGGTTAATGAGACTGGGGTTTCTTGATGCTAGTGCTTAAAATATTTGGCTTTGTGCATTGTTGATGCCCCCTCATGTTTCCTCTTCATCAATGTCTGCGCgattttatgaataggttagacaacaaataaacatcaccatggacccTAAGAAGGCTTCAACAATGGACGTCATtataccactatttcctttggtatggccacTGGAGCTttatatatgcatcaattttgggcccatcACCTAAAATGAGTGGGTAAAATGGGATGGAATGGATatgacacgtacatcatggtgggccacatagagtTTATATATTCCATGTATGTATGCTATTTCTAGGTATTTTCTACATGACTATGTATCATCATCGCATGCATTCAATCTATCAAAGGCTTTTCTCCAAACATTTGCAACACATTAAATCTATCCTTTATAGAATCAGCAGCTAGTTGTTATTTGTTACGCATAAAACCAAACAAGATTGGTCATATCACTTGTCACTACTAATTTACAAATTGGGCCACCAACACAAGTTAACAAAGACCAGCAAGGCATCCAAAGAAGCCACAGccatatgttaaaaaaaaataataataaataagttcAGAAAATCCTAACTTTCCTGTATGGACAGACCTGCCgatttaatgtggaccattgtgTATTTGTGTTGAAGTTTGTGGCTTCCAATATTTGGGGTATGGCCCATCCACGAATAGAACTAAGAAGAGGTGATCTagatcatagttcaaaaactcaaaaacccGACTCAATTCCTAGCACATTTGGGTTAATTCGAGTCTTTACTTAAGTCTATATTATGAtaattaattttttcttaaaaaataggGCAGTGGAGCTTAACTGTTAGTTACACCGATGGTAGGTTATGCCACTCAAAGAAAGAGATTGATGTTTGAATCAGGTTTAGTTTATTAGCTGATTCAATGAGTCTTATAGATTTCCAACTGAGTCAGGGTCGGCAGCATGTTTTCAACAGACTCAGCTAGAAATCTTGCATCACCGAGTTTTAGACCTATGATCCTGATTCCTTCTGCCACTTCTACCTCTTTCTGCGAAGGGGGAAGATTAGAGCTAGAAAcaaaccaagctagctcaaaagCTCGGCTCCAATTGGTTTGAAAAAGATTAACTTAGATTGGattcaatagaaattcaaatcaaaccaaGAGTCAAGCTCATTTTACAAAAAACAAATCAAGGTCAAACCAAGGCATCAccagcttggcttggctcagcTTGAGGCTTGACTTGATTCAACTCAGTTTGATTCGGCTCGTAGATTATATGCaatggtttcctgtggtgtgatcacttaagctttggatatgattcaattttgggatcatgtcctaaaatggtatgtaaaaacggatggacagcgtggataatacataaacatgacatcgtggataatacataatacatatatatgaattcaCATCGTTTACAgttgtttggtccacttgagctttagatatgattatttttggatcatgtcttaaaatgctATTTGTTGCAATTTGGCTTATTTGCATTACCTGGTGGGGGCCACGATCGTGGAtttctggaaaatccactcctTCTATTGATCTTCTCTTGTCCTTCTGGCCCGGTATGGTGTATTATGGATCACGTTTGCAGTGGCCCATGGGATTCTTCTGCGTGAGGTTTCCCGGACTCCCGAATGGAATGGGATTTCCTTCTGATATCTTTCTATTATCAGGTTCGCTTGGTCTTGGTCGAAAATGTAGCCCACATCtgatggacgattcagatcattCATATGGCTAGGCCGGTGGGCCACGAACGATGGCAGAAATTAGTTTCTTTGAATGGTTACGCGGCGGGGCTTCTCGTGACTGCTGTTGCAGGcacgtgtgcatgcatgggtgCACTTGATCAGAAATATGTTGGTCGAATCCACCACCaacacacgatggacggttcagatcgtctgAAACGATCAcagtggtgggccacaacgtctTCAAACGGAGCGCTATCCGTTGCGTTGCGCGGTGGGGACATCCACCCGCTTTCGGGATTTCACGGGTCAACCCGTGTTTGACCGGGACTTCTGGTCCGGTGCACTGTTGGTGCCCTACTTCCGGTGTACGCACAACACTCTTGTGGGGCCTACGGTGATGTTTTTCATGTAAACGAGCCCGTCCATTCGTTTATCCATATAATTTAAGAGGTTGAACCAAAATTCGAAGCATGTCCAAAGATCAGGAAAgccccaaaatcaacggttaatggatgatctgtccattggtcatttttacaatgatctaagggttaaaATTCGACATGTATAGCTAATTTATGATACAAAAGCATGATGTAAAATTTTACATTAAACGGATTgtaggaaccatgtgatctagaatcaCGGGATCTATGTTAATGGTAATTTCGTAATTATCACTGATCTAGGAGTTTtctaaaatctaatggttctacatggttttaggcatgtttttaagtaattattacaaaaggacttacatctaattcattatggataaggagttattcaCCAATTCATTTAAAGGAAGGTACGCTTGTCAAATCACACGATGGATGATTTTgtctcaaaatcaatggtcaaattgCTGGATCTATGAATGAAAATCATTTCCAACGGTTAGATTCATgtcagggaatagatgtaaggttaggatagtttgatttgtATTGTATATATGTACATATCATGTTACTttccatggtaacactcgagaacttttaatactcgggtattgaaatgttcggtgtattacaatctaccccccttaaacataatttcgtctgcaaaat
Proteins encoded in this window:
- the LOC131219994 gene encoding uncharacterized protein LOC131219994; the protein is MACDHVTSCKISGKIMKSDETQDPIAAIEIRLKKKHQLLDLSGDDLIFTVAAETEILTITKSLSVEITSLLIPQNLHLFIPTMLSDLEICSCTLGNLKESIAVSLRSMVEVVVSKGRYSLQVVLEIEYLTSDLYNEDEAVHQATADSMDMGGNSGGFGGTPASRSSIEEALRTEKVGERDWMENCRICLDEFRDDMEVKRMPCSHVFHGACITQWLEQSNMCPLCRVRV